The Corvus moneduloides isolate bCorMon1 chromosome 28, bCorMon1.pri, whole genome shotgun sequence genome contains a region encoding:
- the PLPP2 gene encoding phospholipid phosphatase 2 produces MERRKVFVALDVLCLAVASLPFIILTLVNSPYKRGFYCNDDSIRYPYKADTITHGLMAGVTISCTVIIISSGEAYLVYTERLYSKSEFNNYLAALYKVVGTFLFGGAISQSLTDLAKYMIGRLRPNFLAVCNPDWSKVNCSIYVQLENVCQGESRNITESRLSFYSGHSSFGMYCMMFLALYVQARLVGKWARLLRPTIQFFLIAFAIYVGYTRVSDYKHHWSDVLVGLLQGALIAVLIVHYVSDFFKHRPPRQCEEKDPERKPSLPLTLSDPDHNHYSYRGAP; encoded by the exons ATGGAGCGCAGGAAGGTCTTCGTGGCGCTCGACGTGCTCTGCCTGGCGGTCG CATCTCTGCCCTTCATCATCCTGACTCTGGTGAACTCCCCATACAAGCGAGGCTTCTACTGCAACGATGACTCCATCCGCTACCCCTACAAGGCAGACACCATCACCCACGGCCTCATGGCTGGGGTCACCATCAGCTGCACTGTTATCATT ATCTCATCGGGGGAGGCATACCTGGTCTACACCGAACGCCTCTACTCCAAGTCAGAGTTCAACAATTACCTGGCTGCCCTCTACAAGGTGGTTGGGACCTTTCTCTTTGGAGGCGCCATCAGCCAGTCCTTGACTGACCTGGCCAAATATATGATCGGCCGTCTCCGGCCAAACTTCCTGGCTGTCTGCAATCCTGACTGGTCCAAGGTGAACTGCTCCATCTATGTGCAGCTGGAGAATGTCTGCCAGGGAGAGAGCAGGAACATCACCGAGTCCAG ACTGTCCTTCTACTCGGGACACTCTTCCTTTGGGATGTACTGCATGATGTTCCTGGCG CTCTACGTGCAGGCCCGGCTGGTGGGGAAGTGGGCCCGGTTGCTGCGTCCCACCATCCAGTTCTTCCTCATCGCCTTCGCCATCTACGTGGGCTACACCAGGGTGTCCGACTACAAGCACCACTGGAGTGACGTGCtggtggggctgctgcagggggcTCTCATTGCTGTCCTCATT GTCCACTACGTCTCTGACTTCTTCAAGCACCGTCCCCCGCGGCAGTGTGAGGAGAAGGACCCAGAGCGCAAGCCCAGCCTGCCCCTCACCCTGAGCGACCCCGACCACAATCACTACAGCTACCGGGGTGCCCCGTGA